The following proteins come from a genomic window of Caloenas nicobarica isolate bCalNic1 chromosome 6, bCalNic1.hap1, whole genome shotgun sequence:
- the LMLN gene encoding leishmanolysin-like peptidase translates to MAAEPGGGRPWAGRCYRPPPAALAAVLLLLGCGRCAALSPSSPSSCRHRAPSGEEVVYQVPLRENHVLKRNVDQQLRIKIVYDGSVEGLLPEKRHLIKNKLFPQAIFYLEKTFQVRKSTGTILLSRQCATNQYLRRKADPHRYCRGACADHTRCGPVIVPEEHLQQCRVYDKNEWHWGPTGLPEQEGVRDADFVLYVSALTTERCGHENIIAYAAYCQLEAEMDRPIAGYANLCPNMISTQAQEFVGMLSTVKHEIIHALGFSAGLFAFYRDDDGKPLTTRYADGFPPFNESLGLYQWSNKVVHKAVRLWDVRGGKMLRHAVYLLITPRVVEEARKHFNCPILEGMELENQGGMGTELNHWEKRLLENEAMTGSHTQNRVFSRITLALMEDTGWYKANYSMAEKLDWGRNKGCDFVMKSCKFWIDQKRQKRQLISPYCDTLRSNPLHLTCRQDQRAVAVCNLQKFPKQLPQEYQYFDNLSGVPAEELPYYGGSVEIADYCPFSQEFSWHLSGEFQRSSDCRIVENQPDPTKNYGAEKYGPNSVCLIQKSAFVMEQCRRKLSYPDWGSGCYQVSCSQQGLHVWVKDTMYLCSRSGQVLTVRIQMNGWIHVGNLICPACLDICDSCPPEQDPPASNVTRATPIDLCSCSSSLVVTLWLLVANLVPLLTGLFLCA, encoded by the exons ATGGCTGCCGAGCCGGGCGGCGGGCGCCCGTGGGCTGGCCGGTGCTAccggccgccgcccgccgctctCGCCgccgtgctgctgctgctgggctgcggCCGCTGCGCCGCCCTGTCTCCCTCCTCTCCGTCGTCCTGTCGCCACCGCGCGCCCAGCGGCGAGGAG GTTGTCTATCAGGTTCCTCTGAGGGAAAATCACGTCTTGAAGAGGAATGTGGATCAGCAGCTAAGGATTAAGATTGTATACGACGGAAGCGTCGAGGG TTTGCTACCTGAGAAAAGACACCTTATAAAG AACAAACTCTTCCCACAAGCTATATTTTATTTGGAGAAGACATTTCAAGTGCGCAAATCCACGGGTACTATATTACTAAGCAG GCAGTGTGCAACAAACCAGTATTTAAGGAGGAAAGCTGACCCTCACAGATACTGCCGAGGAGCCTGCGCAGACCATACGAGATGTGGGCCTGTTATAGTTCCTGAGGAGCACCTCCAG CAATGCAGGGTGTACGATAAGAACGAATGGCACTGGGGACCCACTGGCTTACCTGAGCAAGAAGGGGTTCGAGATGCTGACTTTGTACTTTACGTTAGTGCTCTCACTACTGAACGGTGTGGCCATGAAAATATCATTGCCTATGCAGCCTACTGCCAACTGGAAGCTGAAATGGACAG GCCAATAGCAGGATATGCTAACTTGTGTCCAAATATGATTTCAACGCAAGCTCAGGAGTTTGTCGGCATGTTATCTACAGTGAAACATGAGATCATCCACGCACTG GGTTTCTCTGCCGGACTCTTTGCGTTTTATCGTGATGATGATGGTAAACCTTTGACAACAAGATATGCAGATGGATTCCCTCCTTTTAATGAAAG TCTCGGTTTGTATCAGTGGAGCAATAAAGTCGTTCATAAAGCAGTGAGGTTATGGGATGTGCGTGGTGGCAAAATGCTGCGTCATGCTGTGTATCTTCTGATAACACCTCGTGTAGTT gaAGAAGCTCGGAAACATTTTAATTGTCCTATTCTAGAGGGAATGGAGCTTGAAAATCAGGGTGGAATGGGTACTGAGCTCAATCACTGGGAGAAGAGGTTGTTGGAG AATGAAGCAATGACTGGATCTCATACCCAGAATCGAGTCTTTTCCAGGATCACCTTAGCATTAATGGAAGACACAGG CTGGTATAAAGCAAATTACAGCATGGCAGAGAAATTAGATTGGGGACGCAATAAAGGCTGTGACTTTGTAATGAAGAGCTGTAAATTCTGGATCGACCAAAAGAGGCAAAA gAGGCAATTAATCAGTCCATACTGTGATACTTTGAGGAGTAATCCTTTGCATTTAACCTGCAGACAGGACCAAAGAGCAGTAGCAGTGTGCAACTTGCAGAAGTTTCCAAAGCAGTTACCTCAGGAATATCAG tatTTTGACAATCTCAGTGGAGTACCAGCAGAGGAATTGCCGTATTATGGTGGCTCAGTGGAGATTGCTGACTATTGTCCCTTTAGTCAAGAATTCAGTTGGCATTTAAGTGGTGAATTTCAACGCAGCTCGGACTGTAGAATAGTTGAAAACCAACCAG ATCCTACCAAAAACTATGGTGCAGAGAAATATGGACCAAACTCTGTATGTCTTATTCAGAAATCTGCTTTTGTCATGGAACAGTGCAGGAGGAAACTCAGTTACCCTGACTGGGGTAGTGGATGTTACCAA gttTCTTGTTCTCAGCAAGGGCTGCACGTTTGGGTCAAGGACACCATGTACTTGTGCAGCCGCTCTGGTCAGGTGTTAACTGTGAGGATTCAGATGAACGGCTGGATACATGTTGGGAATCTGATTTGCCCAGCCTGTTTGGACATTTGTGACTCCTGTCCACCAGAGCAGGATCCGCCAGCCTCTAACGTAACAAGAGCTACACCAATCG atcTATGTTCCTGCTCATCCAGCCTGGTTGTAACCCTTTGGCTATTGGTGGCTAACTTAGTTCCCCTGCTAACAGGATTATTTCTCTGCGCGTAG
- the PARP14 gene encoding protein mono-ADP-ribosyltransferase PARP14 — MAGQGPGGFPLLVRGDWGAAEPPPALRKKLLCYFQSQKRSGGGECELRAGTATGDLLVCFARPEVRQRVLERQAHELYLGEKGKLKLIVTEPETALTAQEEALEEKLVSTKALDAMSSLQTKGDTEALQKAASLVPNSELQEEAGCAGNITEKPAKASSSVVLENIQGCSLKCLRMLLENISNLLVDDDFTVEVIPEINVAVATFIKHIDTEEFVRNCSQNKRVKEFKMTARLLELTQSIQVENLPASVSADFITIYFENARNGGGPVSDIQLFPEENSAIITFCDHKDLNAVLGKQHFLEQTPISVYPYYHSLGTALYGDRPAIKMPDPVGVPLDPYVWQFLQRQPELIQEINQEMAICHCELKWPQTDCAHPEIMLCPSSSLTERKKAMIKLIKTWKQDASTEFSCIMSRYIAIKCQVNSENWGDVKNRLMKDVALIVTDISEEMVVIAGKRAAVDSAEKEVRECMEKAMKESKREKQSIEISVAVIPGKYAVLHNAGLEENIHKEYPCLKVFYDVTKKTVQLCGLPAEVYKIKADLLEKVLNMPCTSVAIDPHVFCYLQWVDNKTMSETLFTREKINAFYELEDDTVLLFGDAPKDLLEAEKQIKASLEYRCINVEDGEVVRKEQWRSLLASLHKEYNSSQETLVINEPVGKENKVIIAGFSKAVTEVYQKLNDFIERNTHVEKVILAKSAVVVLFVEKEKSDVYRELKKKDVTVCFDTKRPCIALSGPRAEVSKAVTTFEKILSSLYSKNVPIDKPGAKAFFTDRKDSYVLEAKQKFSCLIRLEEEEQQQQQKGEKVDDTEKRKLYYKTMLPDGAVVAVYKGDLCNYPVDVVVNSSNEDLKHIGGLAKALLEAAGPELQRECDELVRRNGSLQPGCAVITGAGKLPCKNVIHAVGPRWRKEEAEKCVFLLRKTVKKSLQLADTFNHRSIALPAISGGIFGFPLDLCTRSIVSSIKETLEESMGDSSLKEIHLVDDVEETVQVLSETVKKVFTAKSSSLVWSLGNHKPRESQEKRKEDLQMARDDPKMVTTNEGLRIRVKEKNIQDATTDVIVNSVGTDLQFGVGPLCKALLEKAGPALQVEFDKEKQRQAAGQGHVVCTSGGALACQSVLHAILPTWDGGKGQTLKTLEDIINSCLKKTEELGLKSIAFPAIGTGGFQFPKLLVSKLMFDVVFKFSSSHTRKTLQEVHFFLNPPDADNIQAFTTELERRVAESCNAAAPQSSFIKPVSTEVLGVHEMQIGSITVQVITGDITKEDTEVIVNISDQTFHAQGGVSKAIMDAAGSKVEEECHQYAGQLQSGFITTQGGKLLCSKIIHLIHNDDVKGQVTKVLNECELRMYKSVAFPAIGTGRAGQKPAKVADDMLDAIVEFASKRSVKHLQKIKIVIFQTNMLSDFYESMKAREDPDSSTKDSWMSLLKSLFWPKKQSPEKKKAVVLEKKVDLATFQICGESQKNVDATESWIKDLILKEQFENVISDELIGNFDERQIATLAEIQRRNHVTIQLESELSPPCIKISGISRDVACVSVEVQKMIQEMKDSEEERSRAEVVYNLVEWRYPGSNDNFVAFDKLTNMQLEDAQMANKTHLTVKIKNKNYRVDLNTLQANDGQGKTISIQRVPKNEDKLPVQWEDMQEEQVKLVNLKPSCQEYLNVQEKFKKTCPNFVIEKIERIQNPILWQTYQTKKIAVCAKNKYKVNERLLFHGTAASSLRTINYSGFNRGFAGQNAAHFGNGTYFAVDACYSAQDTYSKPDTNNRRYMYLARVLTGQYCAGSKGLIMPPPKNPSDPTDRYDSVVDDVNNPTMFVIFNDHEAYPEYLITFTK, encoded by the exons TGAGGCAACGAGTTCTTGAGAGACAGGCTCATGAGCTGTatttgggagaaaaaggaaaattgaagTTGATTGTCACAGAGCCTGAAACAGCACTAACTGCTCAAGAGGAGGCGTTGGAAGAAAAATTAGTTTCCACAAAG GCTCTGGATGCCATGAGCAGCCTTCAAACAAAAG GTGACACAGAAGCCTTGCAGAAAGCGGCGAGTCTTGTTCCAAACAGTGAACTCCAGGAGGAAGCTGGCTGTGCAGGGAACATCACAGAAAAACCTGCAAAGGCCTCATCTTCAGTGGTGCTTGAAAACATACAAGGTTGCAGTCTAAAATGCCTACGTATGCTGTTGGAGAACATCAGCAACCTGTTAGTAGATGATGACTTCACTGTGGAAGTGATACCTGAAATAAATGTTGCTGTAGCCACATTTATAAAACATATTG ATACTGAAGAATTTGTCAGAAACTgttcacaaaacaaaagagtTAAAGAATTCAAAATGACTGCCAGGCTTCTTGAATTGACCCAGAGCATCCAGGTTGAAAACCTGCCAGCCAGCGTTTCCGCAGACTTCATCACCATTTATTTTGAGAATGCACGGAACGGAGGGGGGCCCGTGTCGGACATCCAGCTCTTCCCCGAGGAGAACTCGGCCATCATTACTTTCTGTGATCACAAAG ATCTAAACGCTGTCTtgggaaagcagcattttctggaACAGACACCGATTTCTGTGTATCCGTATTACCACTCCCTGGGAACAGCTCTCTATGGAGATAGACCAGCCATCAAGATGCCAGACCCTGTTGGGGTGCCACTAGATCCGTACGTCTGGCAGTTCTTGCAGAGGCAGCCTGAACTGATCCAAGAGATCAACCAGGAAATGGCAATTTGCCATTGTGAGCTGAAATGGCCACAGACAGACTGCGCACACCCAGAAATTATGTTGTGCCCATCATCATCTCTCACCGAGCGGAAAAAGGCCATGATTAAGTTGATCAAGACATGGAAGCAAGATGCTTCTACTGAGTTCTCGTGTATCATGTCACGGTACATAGCTATAAAGTGTCAAGTGAATTCAGAGAATTGGGGAGATGTGAAAAACAGATTGATGAAAGATGTTGCTTTGATCGTAACTGATATTTCTGAGGAGATGGTGGTGATTGCAGGCAAGAGAGCAGCGGTGGACAGTGCAGAGAAAGAAGTGAGGGAATGCATGGAAAAAGCCATGAAGGAaagtaaaagggaaaaacaaagcataGAAATTTCTGTGGCAGTGATCCCAGGCAAGTATGCCGTTCTGCACAATGCTGGGCTGGAAGAGAATATTCACAAAGAATATCCATGCTTAAAGGTCTTTTATGATGTCACCAAAAAAACTGTTCAGTTGTGTGGATTACCTGCAGAAGTATATAAAATCAAAGCTGACTTACTGGAAAAGGTATTGAACATGCCATGTACATCAGTTGCCATTGATCCCCATGTTTTCTGCTATCTACAGTGGGTAGATAATAAAACAATGTCAGAGACTTTATTCACTAGGGAAAAAATCAATGCTTTTTATGAGCTTGAGGATGATACGGTGTTGCTATTTGGAGATGCTCCAAAAGATCTtttagaagcagaaaagcaaataaaggcAAGCTTAGAATATAGGTGCATTAACGTGGAGGACGGTGAAGTCGTTAGAAAGGAGCAGTGGaggagtcttcttgcttccttGCATAAGGAGTACAATTCTTCCCAGGAAACTCTAGTCATTAATGAGCctgttggaaaagaaaataaagtgatcATTGCTGGGTTTTCTAAGGCTGTGACAGAAGTTTATCAGAAGCTTAATGATTTTatagaaagaaacacacatgTGGAAAAAGTAATCCTGGCTAAGTCAGCGGTGGTAGTGCTATttgtagagaaggaaaaatccGATGTTTATCGTGAATTGAAGAAGAAAGATGTGACAGTATGTTTTGACACCAAGAGACCGTGTATTGCCCTCAGCGGACCAAGAGCAGAAGTGTCAAAAGCTGTCACCACATTTGAAAAAATTCTCTCATCCCTTTACTCGAAAAACGTGCCAATTGATAAACCGGGAGCCAAAGCATTCTTCACTGACAGGAAAGATTCATATGTTCTAGAGGCAAAGCAGAAATTTAGCTGTTTGATTAGGctggaagaagaagaacaacaacagcaacagaagGGTGAAAAAGTTGATgatacagagaaaagaaagctctACTACAAGACAATGCTGCCAGATGGAGCTGTAGTAGCAGTGTATAAAGGCGACTTGTGTAATTACCCAGTTGATGTTGTGGTGAATTCGTCTAATGAAGACCTCAAACACATTGGTGGCCTTGCTAAGGCGCTGTTAGAAGCGGCTGGTCCGGAGCTGCAGCGGGAGTGTGACGAGCTGGTGAGGAGGAACGGGAGTTTGCAGCCCGGGTGCGCCGTGATCACGGGCGCTGGGAAGCTGCCCTGCAAGAACGTCATTCACGCTGTTGGGCCCaggtggaggaaggaggaagcagaaaagtGCGTGTTCTTGTTAAGAAAGACAGTGAAGAAGAGCCTACAGCTAGCCGACACGTTTAATCATCGTTCCATAGCTCTGCCTGCTATAAGTGGCGGGATTTTTGGCTTCCCGCTGGATCTGTGTACGCGTTCCATTGTATCCTCCATCAAGGAGACCCTGGAAGAATCCATGGGGGACAGCAGCTTGAAGGAGATTCATCTTGTGGATGATGTGGAAGAAACAGTTCAGGTTCTGAGTGAGACGGtaaaaaaagtctttacagCTAAATCCTCCTCCTTGGTGTGGAGCTTGGGAAACCATAAACCGAGAGAAagccaggagaagagaaaagaggatCTGCAGATGGCCAGAGATGATCCGAAGATGGTGACAACAAATGAAGGACTGCGCATTCgagtaaaggagaaaaacattcaGGACGCCACG ACGGATGTTATTGTCAACAGTGTTGGCACAGACCTGCAGTTCGGTGTGGGGCCTCTTTGCAAAGCCTTGCTGGAAAAGGCTGGACCAGCACTCCAAGTAGAGtttgacaaagaaaaacaaagacaggCTGCTGGTCAAGGGCATGTGGTCTGCACCAGTGGAGGTGCTCTGGCCTGCCAGTCCGTACTTCATGCCATACTTCCCACGTGGGATGGAGGAAAAGGACAGACCCTGAAG ACCCTAGAAGATATAATAAATTCCTGcttgaagaaaactgaagaacttGGACTGAAATCAATCGCTTTCCCAGCTATTGGAACTGGAGGATTTCAATTTCCTAAACTCCTTGTTTCTAAGTTAATGTTTGATGTGGTATTCAAGTTCAGTAGTAGTCACACTCGCAAGACTCTCCAGgaagttcattttttcttgAATCCACCAGATGCAGATAACATTCAG GCTTTTACCACTGAACTGGAACGTAGGGTAGCTGAAAGTTGCAATGCTGCAGCGCCGCAGTCCA gTTTCATTAAGCCTGTTTCAACTGAAGTATTGGGAGTTCATGAAATGCAAATTGGTTCCATTACAGTCCAAGTAATTACTGGAGATATTACCAAGGAAGATACAGAGGTTATTGTAAACATATCAGATCAAACGTTTCATGCCCAAGGAG GGGTCTCCAAAGCAATTATGGATGCTGCTGGTTCCAAGGTAGAAGAAGAATGTCATCAATATG CTGGGCAATTGCAAAGTGGCTTTATTACTACACAAGGTGGAAAACTGTTGTGCAGTAAAATCATCCACTTGATTCACAACGACGACGTGAAGGGTCAGGTCACCAAAGTGCTTAACGAGTGTGAGCTAAGGATGTACAAATCTGTCGCCTTCCCGGCAATTGGAACAG gtCGGGCAGGACAGAAGCCAGCAAAGGTCGCTGATGACATGTTGGATGCTATAGTTGAATTTGCAAGCAAAAGATCAGTGAAGCAtttgcaaaaaattaaaattgtcaTCTTCCAGACAAATATGCTCAGTGACTTTTACGAAAGCATGAAGGCAAGAGAAGATCCAGATTCATCCACAAAAGATTCATGGATGTCTCTGTTGAAAT CATTATTTTGGCCCAAAAAACAATCCCCTGAGAAGAAAAAGGCTGTAGTTTTGGAGAAGAAAGTTGATTTAGCCACGTTTCAAATTTGTGGAGAAAGCCAGAAAAATGTGGATGCAACCGAGTCATGGATaaaggatttaattttaaaggaaCAGTTTGAAAATGTTATCTCAGATGAGCTAATTGGAAATTTTGATGAGAGGCAAATTGCCACTTTGGCAGAAATCCAGAGAAGAAATCATGTTACCATTCAGCTTGAAAGTGAACTTTCTCCCCCTTGCATTAAAATTTCTGGTATTAGCAGGGATGTTGCTTGTGTTTCTGTGGAAGTTCAAAAAATGATCCAAGAAATGAAGGATAGTGAAGAAGAACGATCCAGGGCAGAAGTTGTTTATAATCTGGTAGAATGGAGGTATCCAGGAAGCAATGATAACTTTGTTGCTTTTGATAAACTGACAAATATGCAGCTGGAGGATGCCCAAATGGCTAACAAAACACATCTGActgtcaaaattaaaaataagaactacAGAGTGGATCTGAATACTCTACAGGCTAATGATGGCCAAGGAAAAACTATAAGCATTCAACGTGTGCCAAAGAATGAAG ATAAACTGCCTGTGCAGTGGGAAGACATGCAAGAGGAACAGGTCAAACTGGTGAATCTCAAGCCGTCATGTCAGGAATACCTGAACGTTCAGGAGAAATTCAAGAAAACTTGTCCCAACTTTGTCATAGAGAAG ATTGAAAGAATACAAAATCCCATCCTCTGGCAGACAtaccaaacaaagaaaatagcTGTCTGTGCTAAGAACAAATACAAAGTTAATGAGAGGTTGCTATTTCACGGGACAGCTGCATCCTCACTGAGGACGATCAACTACTCTGGATTTAATCGTGGGTTTGCTGGACAGAATG CTGCACACTTTGGAAATGGAACCTACTTTGCTGTTGACGCGTGTTATTCTGCTCAGGATACTTATTCCAAACCAGACACGAATAACAGAAGATACATGTACCTGGCCCGGGTCCTCACCGGGCAGTACTGTGCTGGGAGCAAAGGACTAATCATgcccccaccaaaaaacccatcAGATCCTACAGACCGGTATGATAGCGTGGTTGATGATGTGAATAATCCAACAATGTTCGTCATATTTAATGACCATGAGGCATATCCTGAGTACCTTATTACTTTCACAAAATAG